The Methanobacterium bryantii DNA segment CTATTAAAAATCGTAGATTTTTAATGCCCCGAACACGAAGTGTTTGAGGGTTTTGGAGGCAAAAAATATGAACAACAGGAATATAACGATAATAACTATTGTAATAATTGCTGTCGCCGCAATTGGAGTGTATGGATACAATACATACTCAACTTCATCAGAAAGCGGCACTATAGTAATATATGCTGCAGACAGCCTGGGAAGTCAATTGAATGCTACTGCAAAGGAATTTAAAAACCAGCATCCAAACGTCAACGTAGAAATACACTATTCCGGAAGTCAAGCTGCAATCAGACAGATAACTGATCTAAATAAGAGTGCCGATATTATGGCATCAGCTGATTACGGTCTCATAGATCAGAGACTGATACCTAACTACACCAGTTGGAATGTTAAATATGCACGTAACAACCTGGTAATTGCATACACCAACAAAAGTAAAAACAGCAGCCAGATTAACGGCACTAACTGGTACCAGATATTCAACCAATCAGACGTGAAATTTGGTTTCAGCGATCCAAACTCTGATCCAGCAGGATACCGTGCTGTTATGATGATAAAACTTGCAGATTCATATTACAATAACAGCGATATATTCAACAGCCTTGTTGCCGCAAATTCTGCAATTACATCTAAAGCAAACGGTACAGGATACGCAATAAACGCCCCATCCAACCTGAATCCAGGCTCCCACATTATGATAAGAGACGATGCAGCACAGTTAATGCCGTCCCTGGAATCCGGTGCTCTTGATTATGCCATTGTATATAAAAACATCGCAGAGCAGCAGAAAGGTTCAGGTGTGGAATACATTGAACTTCCAGGTTCACTAAGCCTTAACGACACACAATATGAATCAGATTACAAAAAAATAAGTTTAGTAGAGTACAGCGACAGTAACGACGCCAATAAAACCAAAGTAATAAAATTATCACCTATCGTCTACGGAATTACCGTACTGAACAACGCACCGCAAAAACAGCTTGCAACAGAATTTGTACAGCTGCTTTTAAGCCCAACCGGTACACAAATAATCCAGAACAGCTTCCAGGAACCTATAAGCCCAGCAATAGCAACTAACGATTCAACCAATATCCCACAAGCTCTCCAGCAGTACATAACCGGCGGCGAATAATGGACATATTAGGAGAATTTATCTCCTATCTATTTTTTTTATTGTATTAAGACGTTTTGCAGGATATAAATAGTAGTAAAAACTAAAAATTATAAAACGATACTTATTTTAAAGTTGATAGTATGAGAAAACTAGATTATACAACCATTTTCTTCGCATTTATGGGATCTTTCCTGATCCTGTTCATTTTCATTCCCATACTCAATTTGATGGTGTCCTCAGATCCCAGTTCTATCTGGAGGAATCTTCAGGACACAGAAGTAATTAAATCTATATTTGTCAGTGTGTATTCAGCACTTGCAGCAACAGTTATAGCCCTCCTGTTTGGAGTACCACTTGCATATATCCTTGCAAGACACGATTTCTTCGGAAAAGGACTTGTAGAGTCAATAATTGATATTCCAGTTGTAATACCTCATACGGTAAGTGGTATTGCACTTTTGCTTGTTTTTACATCAGGAGGCATACTTGGAGCACCGTTCAGCAAATTTGGCATCATCTTTACAGATGCACTCCCAGGTGTTGTTATTGCAATGCTTTTTGTAAGTTCTTCTTTCGTTGTAAACTCTGCAAGGGAAGGGTTTGAAAGTATTGACCCCCGTATGGAAAAGGTAGCCCGTACGCTTGGTTCAGGGCCTCTTCGAACATTTTTTGTTATAACTCTACCTCTCGCTTTAAGGAGCATCGCAGTTGGTTCCATAATGTGCTGGGCCAGGGCAATAAGTGAATTTGGAGCCATTATAATCATAGCTTACTACCCACTGGCAGCGCCAACGCTTATTTACCAAAGATTCGTGAACTTTGGGTTATCAGAGTCAACTCCAGTGGCTGTTATCCTTATATCACTGTGTCTAATACTGTTTATATTAGTTAGAATTCTTATAAAAGGATGGAGAACCTATGATAAGAATTGAAAACCTTTCACATGATTGGAAAGAATTTAAAATAAATAACATTAACCTGCAGGTCAAAGACAGCGAGTACTTCATTATTTTAGGCCCAAGCGGATCTGGTAAGACCATGCTTCTAGAATTAATTGCAGGGATGTGGCCCCTTGATTCGGGTAAAATTTACATGGACAACAAGGATATTACAACGCTTCCCCCAGAAAAAAGAGGAATCGGCTTTGTTTACCAGAACTACATGCTTTTTCCACACAAAACCGTGTTTGAGAACATTGCATTTGGGTTGAAGGTGAGAAAAGTCCGGGACGAAGAAATAAAAACCAGTGTCGAGGAGATGATGGACCTCCTTAAAATTTCTCACCTTGCAGACCGCCTGCCAAGAACTTTAAGCGGAGGAGAACAGCAGCGAACAGCTTTAGCCCGTGCCTTAATCATTTATCCCAAAATCTTACTTATGGATGAGCCATTAAGTGCACTGGACAGGAAAACTAGAGATGAATTAATGCAGGAATTAAAGGAGATACATAGAAAATTCGATGTGACCCTTGTTCATGTCACCCATAATTTCGATGAAGCACTTATGCTTGCTGATCGAATAGCAATCATGCGGAACGGTGAAATTTCCCAGGTTGGTACCTCAACTGAAATTTTCAGGCACCCTGCAGACAAATTCGTGGCCGATTTTGTAGGGGCAGAAA contains these protein-coding regions:
- the wtpA gene encoding tungstate ABC transporter substrate-binding protein WtpA, giving the protein MNNRNITIITIVIIAVAAIGVYGYNTYSTSSESGTIVIYAADSLGSQLNATAKEFKNQHPNVNVEIHYSGSQAAIRQITDLNKSADIMASADYGLIDQRLIPNYTSWNVKYARNNLVIAYTNKSKNSSQINGTNWYQIFNQSDVKFGFSDPNSDPAGYRAVMMIKLADSYYNNSDIFNSLVAANSAITSKANGTGYAINAPSNLNPGSHIMIRDDAAQLMPSLESGALDYAIVYKNIAEQQKGSGVEYIELPGSLSLNDTQYESDYKKISLVEYSDSNDANKTKVIKLSPIVYGITVLNNAPQKQLATEFVQLLLSPTGTQIIQNSFQEPISPAIATNDSTNIPQALQQYITGGE
- the wtpB gene encoding tungstate ABC transporter permease WtpB gives rise to the protein MRKLDYTTIFFAFMGSFLILFIFIPILNLMVSSDPSSIWRNLQDTEVIKSIFVSVYSALAATVIALLFGVPLAYILARHDFFGKGLVESIIDIPVVIPHTVSGIALLLVFTSGGILGAPFSKFGIIFTDALPGVVIAMLFVSSSFVVNSAREGFESIDPRMEKVARTLGSGPLRTFFVITLPLALRSIAVGSIMCWARAISEFGAIIIIAYYPLAAPTLIYQRFVNFGLSESTPVAVILISLCLILFILVRILIKGWRTYDKN
- the wtpC gene encoding tungstate ABC transporter ATP-binding protein WtpC, with the protein product MIRIENLSHDWKEFKINNINLQVKDSEYFIILGPSGSGKTMLLELIAGMWPLDSGKIYMDNKDITTLPPEKRGIGFVYQNYMLFPHKTVFENIAFGLKVRKVRDEEIKTSVEEMMDLLKISHLADRLPRTLSGGEQQRTALARALIIYPKILLMDEPLSALDRKTRDELMQELKEIHRKFDVTLVHVTHNFDEALMLADRIAIMRNGEISQVGTSTEIFRHPADKFVADFVGAENIIEGTAKKDGERLTIINTGNISIYSTEQKQGHVHITVRPEDIILSTQKVETSARNVFKGPIIGIVDTGALIKLTIDVGEPLVVFLTRQSFLDMELNIGKSVWTYFKATAVHVF